A region of the Methanobrevibacter ruminantium M1 genome:
TGACAGTAGAATTGGAAGACGATAAAGGATTTAATTATCATTCCATGATTATCTCTGTCGATTCATTTGATAAGGATAGTTTATCCTTTAATAAGGAAGCAACCGTTTATCTATTTGATGGAAACAATAGGGAATTTGTTGTAGATACTGTATATGGAAGTCAGGTGGTAATATGAGTCCATATGAACTGATAAAGGATGATGGTGAAGTGGTTAATCTTGGTGGTTCTCCTGATGAGAGTCAAGATTTTGATGTTTCTTTAGAAAGGCTAAATGATAAATCTTTAGCAGATTCAGATGGCGATGGAAAGCATGACGTATTCATCAGCTATTCAACTAAAAACTCAGATATAGCAAATGAGATATGCTACCTTCTTGAAAAGAACGGTCTTGAATGCTGGATTGCTCCAAGAAACATTTCATCTGGCAAAAATTATGTTGATGAGATAGCAGATGGAATCAAATCAACTAAAATAGTCGTTTTAGTATTTTCAAAATATTCACAGGAATCCAAATATGTAAACAATGAAGTTATGATGGCATTCAGCTATAATAAGCCTATTATTTCATTTAATATTGATCAAACAGAGCCTAATGACATTATGGGATATTATTTAAAGGTGGCTCAATGGCTGCCGGCATATCCAAATCCTAAAAGTCAGTATGAGACATTGGTTACTGACGCTTTAAAATTATGCAATGAAAGGCCAAGAACTGTAATTACAAGCTTAGACGGCTTCATTCCAGAAGACATATCCAAGCAAAAGAAAAATTGGATATCACTTATATTGCTGTTTACTCCAATCTATTGGGCTTCATTTATTTATATGGGCCTTGTTTCAAAGAAAAAATCATGGACATTGTTAGGATTTTTATATGCGATTCCAACAGTAATCGGATTGCTTTTGTATTTCCAGGTATTTACCAGATTATTCCTTATTTATCCGATATTTAGGTTATTTAATTTAATATTTATATTATGCTGGATATTGGCCATAATTCATGGATTGGTTATTAGAAATGAGTTTTTAACCAGATATTCTGTTTTAGGACTGATGTCTTTTGATAAGGATCTCTTTGAGTATCTTTATGGTATGTATTATAAAATGTAATCTGTTTAACAATTATGAGGCTTAATTATGAGTCATGATGTTTTTATATGCTATGATGAGGAAGATAAAGATTGTGCAGAGGCCATTTGCCGTATCTTTGAAGAGAATAATATTAAGACTTGGATTCGCTCAAGAGACGTATCTTCAAAGGATGCAGCCCGCAATCTAACAGAGGCTATAAGAAATTCCAAATGTTTTGTATTGGTCTATTCAAAGAATGGAAAGAACACCAATTATATTATAAATGAAACAGACATAGCATTTTCAAAAGAAATTCCAATTATACTCTTTAAGCTTGATGAGACAAGCATTCCAAAGGATTTGGAATTTATTTTAATAAGCAAAAAGAAGATAGTGGCATATCCTCATAGCAAAAGACAATTAAAGACTCTTGTAAAAGAGACTTCAGATATATTAGATAGACCAACAGATGATATTAAGCTTGATTCTAATTCAGTCAAGACAATTGAAAGGTCTAATCCTAAAAGAAAGGAAAACAATATAAAGAAAGCTATTGGAGCAGCGGCTTTAATAGCAGCAGTTTTAATTTTAATTTATTTATTTGTAATAGTGCCTACAGGCCAGAACATCACCGATAGCGGTGTATTCTCCATGGATGTAACCCATGTTGAAGTGGATGAATTGGCCAAAGGCAATAAGTATACGATATATGGCGAATCATATAATTTGCCAAGTGATTCTGATAGATACTTTATGAA
Encoded here:
- a CDS encoding toll/interleukin-1 receptor domain-containing protein, which gives rise to MSHDVFICYDEEDKDCAEAICRIFEENNIKTWIRSRDVSSKDAARNLTEAIRNSKCFVLVYSKNGKNTNYIINETDIAFSKEIPIILFKLDETSIPKDLEFILISKKKIVAYPHSKRQLKTLVKETSDILDRPTDDIKLDSNSVKTIERSNPKRKENNIKKAIGAAALIAAVLILIYLFVIVPTGQNITDSGVFSMDVTHVEVDELAKGNKYTIYGESYNLPSDSDRYFMNLQFFDDKDNVVYEVNSTADEFKSGIIWSGDINKGDIKHIGFKLTDMDNKILSQEDYNLGL
- a CDS encoding toll/interleukin-1 receptor domain-containing protein codes for the protein MSPYELIKDDGEVVNLGGSPDESQDFDVSLERLNDKSLADSDGDGKHDVFISYSTKNSDIANEICYLLEKNGLECWIAPRNISSGKNYVDEIADGIKSTKIVVLVFSKYSQESKYVNNEVMMAFSYNKPIISFNIDQTEPNDIMGYYLKVAQWLPAYPNPKSQYETLVTDALKLCNERPRTVITSLDGFIPEDISKQKKNWISLILLFTPIYWASFIYMGLVSKKKSWTLLGFLYAIPTVIGLLLYFQVFTRLFLIYPIFRLFNLIFILCWILAIIHGLVIRNEFLTRYSVLGLMSFDKDLFEYLYGMYYKM